From one Rhizobium lentis genomic stretch:
- a CDS encoding OFA family MFS transporter, with the protein MTAAETRTDGAVAGSGLLDRERIVARPGFNRWLVPPAALAIHLCIGMAYGFSVFWLPLSKSLGITASAACPDLTLASALFTTTCDWRVADLGWIYTLFFVLLGSSAAIWGGWLERAGPRKAGVVSACCWCGGIVLAAVGVITHQLWLMWLGAGVIGGIGLGLGYISPVSTLIKWFPDRRGMATGMAIMGFGGGAMIGAPLANLLMNAFKTDVSVGVWQSFIVMAAIYFVFMMGGAFGYRIPPAGWRPEGWTPPAAKSTMITTRHVHLRNAHKTKQFWLIWAVLCLNVSAGIGVIGMASPMLQEIFAGSLIGLPDVGFAELDAGQKASIATIAAGFAGLLSLFNIGGRFFWASLSDKIGRKNTYYCFFILGIGLYALAPTFAGMGNKALFVLAFGVILSMYGGGFATIPAYLADIFGTQFVGAIHGRLLTAWATAGIVGPVVVNYIREAQIAAGVAPGPTLYTGTMYILAGMLALGLVANALVRPLPDKWFTSDDEVSALQAKSAAVNAGPTGSFGIGTGGLDAKAVLAWAVVGIPLLWGVWVTLKATFALFG; encoded by the coding sequence ATGACGGCAGCGGAAACCCGTACAGACGGAGCGGTGGCGGGCTCAGGCCTGCTAGATCGCGAAAGGATCGTCGCAAGGCCCGGTTTCAACCGATGGCTGGTGCCGCCGGCTGCGCTTGCCATCCATCTTTGCATCGGCATGGCCTATGGCTTCAGCGTGTTCTGGCTGCCGCTTTCCAAGTCGCTCGGGATCACCGCTTCGGCCGCCTGCCCCGATCTGACGCTCGCCTCGGCGCTGTTCACAACGACTTGCGACTGGCGCGTTGCCGATCTCGGCTGGATCTATACGCTGTTCTTCGTTCTGCTCGGCTCATCTGCCGCCATCTGGGGCGGTTGGCTGGAGCGGGCCGGTCCGCGCAAGGCGGGGGTCGTTTCCGCCTGCTGCTGGTGCGGCGGCATCGTGCTTGCCGCCGTCGGCGTCATCACCCATCAGCTCTGGCTGATGTGGCTCGGCGCCGGCGTTATCGGCGGGATCGGTCTCGGCCTCGGTTACATCTCGCCGGTCTCGACGCTGATCAAGTGGTTTCCCGACCGGCGCGGCATGGCGACCGGCATGGCGATCATGGGCTTCGGCGGCGGCGCGATGATCGGCGCTCCGCTTGCCAATCTGCTGATGAATGCTTTCAAGACCGATGTGTCGGTCGGCGTCTGGCAGAGCTTCATCGTCATGGCAGCAATCTATTTCGTCTTCATGATGGGCGGGGCCTTCGGCTATCGCATCCCGCCGGCCGGCTGGCGACCGGAGGGCTGGACGCCGCCTGCCGCCAAGAGCACGATGATCACCACCAGACACGTGCACCTGCGCAATGCCCATAAGACCAAGCAATTCTGGCTCATCTGGGCCGTACTTTGCCTCAACGTCTCGGCGGGCATCGGCGTTATCGGCATGGCATCGCCGATGCTGCAGGAGATCTTCGCCGGTTCGTTGATCGGCCTGCCGGATGTTGGCTTCGCTGAGCTCGACGCCGGGCAGAAGGCTTCGATCGCAACGATCGCCGCCGGTTTCGCGGGTTTGTTGTCGCTCTTCAATATTGGCGGACGGTTCTTCTGGGCTTCGCTGTCGGACAAGATCGGCCGCAAGAATACCTACTACTGCTTCTTCATCCTCGGCATCGGGCTCTATGCGCTGGCCCCGACCTTCGCCGGCATGGGCAACAAGGCGCTGTTCGTTCTCGCTTTCGGCGTCATCCTGTCGATGTATGGCGGCGGCTTTGCGACCATCCCGGCCTATCTTGCCGATATCTTCGGAACGCAATTCGTCGGCGCCATCCACGGGCGGCTGCTGACCGCCTGGGCAACGGCCGGCATCGTCGGCCCCGTCGTGGTGAACTATATCCGCGAAGCGCAGATTGCCGCCGGCGTCGCTCCAGGCCCAACGCTCTACACCGGCACGATGTATATCCTCGCCGGCATGCTGGCGCTCGGACTCGTCGCCAATGCGCTGGTCAGGCCGCTTCCGGATAAATGGTTCACGTCGGACGACGAGGTCTCGGCGCTGCAGGCGAAGTCGGCGGCCGTCAATGCCGGCCCGACCGGCTCCTTCGGCATTGGCACCGGGGGGCTGGACGCCAAGGCGGTGCTAGCCTGGGCTGTCGTCGGCATTCCGCTGCTCTGGGGTGTTTGGGTCACGCTGAAGGCGACCTTCGCGCTGTTCGGATGA
- a CDS encoding formate dehydrogenase subunit delta gives MSHDTKTKLVYMANQIATFFKSQPESEAAPGVANHINKFWEPRMRRQLFEILETEENGLDALVLRAAPMIRKPEAEASQVR, from the coding sequence ATGTCGCATGATACCAAGACCAAGCTTGTCTATATGGCAAATCAGATCGCCACCTTCTTCAAGAGCCAGCCGGAAAGCGAAGCCGCACCAGGGGTCGCCAACCACATCAACAAATTCTGGGAGCCGCGCATGCGGCGGCAATTGTTTGAAATCCTGGAGACCGAGGAAAACGGCCTGGATGCGCTCGTGCTTCGGGCCGCTCCCATGATCCGCAAGCCGGAGGCGGAAGCAAGCCAGGTCCGGTAA
- the fdhD gene encoding formate dehydrogenase accessory sulfurtransferase FdhD, which produces MKFTTTAHAPETARRNGIVQAGSRIVPEEVPVAFSYGGSTHAVMMATPDDLEDFAVGFSLTEGIIASRAEISAIEVVEGEQGIDLQVSLVDDVADRLRARRRSMAGPVGCGLCGVESIEQAVRPVPDVSASPLSLSHSDIVRAVSLLNEAQPLHRETRAVHGAGFYLPGRGLLAVREDVGRHNALDKLCGAVIRAGEGGGNGAVVVTSRLSVEMVQKAAILGSPVLIAISAPTALAIRTAEEAGMTLIALVRGEDFEIFTHPHRISPGSIADVA; this is translated from the coding sequence GTGAAATTCACGACCACCGCCCATGCTCCCGAAACCGCCCGCCGTAACGGTATCGTGCAGGCGGGTTCGCGGATCGTGCCGGAAGAAGTGCCGGTCGCCTTTTCCTATGGCGGCAGCACGCATGCGGTGATGATGGCGACGCCTGATGACCTTGAGGATTTTGCCGTTGGCTTCAGCCTGACCGAAGGGATTATCGCCTCGCGGGCGGAGATATCCGCCATCGAGGTCGTCGAGGGCGAGCAGGGGATCGATCTGCAGGTGAGCCTCGTCGACGATGTCGCCGACCGGTTGCGGGCGCGCCGGCGCAGCATGGCGGGGCCGGTCGGCTGCGGGCTCTGCGGCGTCGAATCGATCGAGCAGGCGGTGCGGCCGGTGCCTGACGTTTCGGCATCGCCGCTCTCACTGTCGCATTCGGATATCGTCCGCGCCGTTTCGCTTCTGAACGAGGCGCAGCCGCTGCACCGCGAGACGCGGGCTGTGCACGGCGCTGGGTTCTACCTTCCCGGCAGAGGACTGCTTGCGGTGCGCGAAGATGTGGGCCGGCACAATGCGCTGGACAAGCTCTGCGGCGCCGTCATCCGCGCCGGCGAAGGGGGCGGGAACGGCGCCGTCGTCGTCACCAGCCGGCTGTCGGTCGAGATGGTGCAGAAGGCGGCGATCCTCGGGAGCCCCGTGCTCATTGCCATTTCCGCGCCGACGGCGCTGGCCATCCGCACGGCCGAAGAGGCCGGCATGACGCTCATCGCGCTGGTGCGCGGCGAGGATTTCGAGATATTCACTCACCCGCACCGCATCTCGCCCGGAAGCATCGCCGATGTCGCATGA
- the fdhF gene encoding formate dehydrogenase subunit alpha: MSLIHEIDYGTPASKSETMVTLTIDGQQISVPEGTSIMRASMEAGIEVPKLCATDMVDAFGSCRLCLVEIEGRAGTPASCTTPVAANMVVHTQTGRLKDIRRGVMELYISDHPLDCLTCAANGDCQLQDMAGAVGLRDVRYGYEGDNHVKARNNGDINLKWMPKDASNPYFTYDPSKCIVCSLCVRACEEVQGTFALTIEGRGFGSRVSPGMHESFMDSECVSCGACVQACPTATLTEKSVIEIGQPEHSAVTTCAYCGVGCSFKAEMRGEELVRMVPWKDGQANRGHSCVKGRFAYGYSTHKDRVLNPMIREKVSDPWREVSWDEAFAHVASEFRRIQYQYGRDSIGGITSSRCTNEETYLVQKLVRAGFGNNNVDTCARVCHSPTGYGLGQTFGTSAGTQDFDSVEHSDVVVIIGANPTDGHPVFASRLKKRLRQGAKLIVIDPRRTDIVQSPHVEASYHLPLKPGTNVAVMTALAHVIVSEGLYDETFIRERCDWSEFEDWAAFVAEPQHSPEETEIFTGVPAADLRGAARLYATGGNGAIYYGLGVTEHSQGSTTVIAIANLAMATGNIGRPGVGVNPLRGQNNVQGSCDMGSFPHELPGYRHISDDATRDIFEKLWGVKLSNEPGLRIPNMLDAAIDGSFKGIYIQGEDILQSDPDTKHVAAGLAAMECVVVQELFLNETANYAHVFLPGSTFLEKDGTFTNAERRINRVRKVMTPRNGYADWEVTQKLAQTMGLDWNYAHPSEIMDEIAATTPSFALVSYDYLEKMGSVQWPCNEKNPLGSPIMHVNGFVRGKGKFIRTEYVATDERTGPRFPLLLTTGRILSQYNVGAQTRRTENLVWHAEDRLEIHPHDAEQRGIRDGDLVKLASRSGDTTLRALITERVAPGVVYTTFHHPNTQANVITTDFSDWATNCPEYKVTAVQVSPSNGPSEWQLEYDEQARQSRRIAGKLEAAE; this comes from the coding sequence ATGTCTCTCATCCATGAAATCGACTACGGCACTCCCGCTTCGAAATCCGAAACCATGGTGACGCTCACCATTGATGGGCAGCAGATCAGCGTGCCGGAGGGCACCTCGATCATGCGCGCATCGATGGAAGCCGGCATCGAGGTGCCGAAGCTCTGCGCCACCGACATGGTCGATGCCTTCGGCTCCTGCCGGCTCTGCCTCGTCGAGATCGAGGGCCGCGCCGGCACTCCAGCCTCCTGCACGACGCCGGTGGCGGCAAACATGGTAGTGCACACGCAGACGGGGCGATTGAAGGACATTCGCCGCGGTGTAATGGAACTCTATATCTCCGACCATCCGCTCGACTGTCTCACCTGCGCCGCCAATGGCGACTGCCAATTGCAGGACATGGCGGGTGCCGTCGGGTTGCGCGACGTACGCTACGGCTATGAGGGTGACAACCACGTCAAAGCGCGCAACAACGGCGATATCAATCTGAAATGGATGCCGAAGGACGCGTCCAACCCCTATTTCACTTACGATCCCTCCAAATGCATCGTCTGTTCGCTTTGCGTGCGCGCCTGCGAGGAAGTGCAGGGCACCTTCGCGCTGACAATCGAAGGGCGGGGTTTCGGCTCCCGCGTTTCACCCGGCATGCATGAGAGTTTCATGGATTCCGAATGCGTCTCCTGCGGCGCCTGCGTTCAGGCCTGTCCGACGGCGACGCTCACGGAGAAATCGGTGATCGAGATCGGCCAGCCAGAGCACTCGGCCGTCACCACCTGCGCCTATTGCGGCGTCGGCTGCTCCTTCAAGGCGGAGATGCGCGGCGAGGAACTGGTGCGCATGGTGCCGTGGAAGGACGGACAGGCCAATCGCGGGCATTCCTGCGTCAAAGGCCGCTTCGCCTACGGCTATTCCACGCATAAGGACCGTGTTCTCAACCCGATGATCCGTGAAAAGGTCAGCGATCCCTGGCGGGAGGTAAGCTGGGACGAGGCCTTCGCGCATGTGGCGTCGGAGTTCCGCCGCATCCAGTATCAATATGGCCGCGACTCGATCGGCGGCATCACCTCCTCACGCTGCACCAATGAGGAAACCTATCTGGTGCAGAAGCTGGTCCGCGCCGGTTTCGGCAACAACAATGTCGATACATGCGCCCGCGTCTGCCATTCGCCGACCGGTTACGGTCTCGGCCAGACATTCGGGACCTCGGCCGGCACACAGGATTTCGACAGCGTCGAACATTCGGATGTTGTCGTAATCATCGGCGCAAACCCGACCGATGGCCATCCGGTGTTTGCCTCGCGACTGAAGAAGCGGCTACGCCAGGGGGCGAAGCTCATCGTCATTGATCCCCGCCGTACAGATATCGTCCAGTCGCCACATGTCGAAGCTTCCTACCACCTGCCGCTGAAACCGGGCACCAATGTCGCGGTCATGACGGCGCTGGCCCATGTAATCGTCAGCGAAGGGCTCTATGACGAGACATTCATCCGCGAGCGCTGCGACTGGTCGGAGTTCGAGGATTGGGCGGCTTTCGTCGCCGAACCGCAGCATAGTCCGGAAGAGACGGAGATTTTCACCGGCGTGCCGGCCGCGGATCTGCGCGGTGCAGCAAGGCTCTATGCCACGGGCGGCAACGGCGCGATCTACTACGGCCTCGGTGTCACCGAACACAGCCAGGGTTCGACCACCGTCATCGCGATCGCCAACCTGGCGATGGCAACAGGCAATATCGGCCGTCCCGGTGTCGGCGTGAACCCGTTGCGTGGCCAGAACAATGTGCAGGGCTCCTGTGACATGGGCTCGTTCCCGCACGAGCTGCCAGGTTACCGGCATATTTCCGACGATGCGACGCGCGACATTTTCGAGAAGCTCTGGGGCGTGAAGCTCAGCAACGAACCGGGCTTGCGTATACCGAACATGCTGGACGCAGCGATCGACGGTTCGTTCAAGGGAATCTATATTCAGGGCGAGGATATCCTCCAATCCGATCCCGATACGAAACACGTCGCGGCGGGCCTTGCGGCAATGGAATGCGTCGTCGTGCAGGAGCTGTTCCTCAACGAGACCGCCAACTACGCCCATGTCTTCCTGCCGGGCTCGACCTTCCTCGAAAAGGACGGCACATTCACCAATGCCGAGCGGCGCATCAACCGCGTGCGCAAGGTGATGACGCCGCGCAACGGCTATGCCGACTGGGAGGTGACGCAGAAGCTTGCCCAGACCATGGGACTCGACTGGAACTATGCCCATCCGTCGGAGATCATGGACGAGATCGCCGCGACAACGCCGAGTTTCGCGCTTGTTTCCTACGATTACCTGGAGAAGATGGGCTCGGTGCAGTGGCCCTGCAACGAGAAGAACCCACTCGGCTCGCCGATCATGCATGTCAACGGTTTCGTCCGCGGCAAGGGCAAGTTCATCCGCACTGAATATGTGGCGACCGACGAGCGCACCGGCCCGCGCTTCCCGCTGCTGCTCACCACCGGCCGCATTCTCAGCCAGTATAATGTCGGAGCGCAGACACGCCGGACCGAGAACCTCGTCTGGCACGCGGAAGACCGGCTGGAGATCCATCCGCACGATGCCGAACAGCGCGGCATCCGCGATGGCGATTTAGTGAAGCTCGCCAGCCGCTCCGGCGACACCACGCTCCGGGCGCTGATCACCGAGCGCGTCGCGCCGGGCGTCGTCTATACGACCTTCCATCACCCGAATACGCAGGCCAACGTCATCACCACCGACTTTTCCGACTGGGCGACCAACTGCCCGGAATACAAGGTGACGGCGGTGCAGGTCTCGCCCTCCAACGGGCCGAGCGAGTGGCAACTCGAATACGACGAGCAGGCACGGCAATCACGCCGCATCGCCGGCAAGCTGGAAGCGGCGGAGTGA
- a CDS encoding formate dehydrogenase beta subunit: MTVKIYVPRDAAALALGAEKVAKAIAQEIAARGLDAEIVRNGSRGMFWLEPLVEVEVAGKRIGYGPVKARDVPALLDAEMLNGGDHPLCLGEVEDLPFLKEQTRLTFARCGIIDPLSLGDYEAHGGLAGLRRAVSMRSVDIVKEVTDSGLRGRGGAGFPTGIKWKTVLDAAGERKYIVCNADEGDSGTFADRMIMEGDPFVLIEGMAISGLATGATKGVIYTRSEYPHAIAVMSEAIGIARQAGILGPSVLGSSRGFDIEVRTGAGAYVCGEETALLNSLEGKRGVVRAKPPLPAHKGLFDCPTVINNVISLASVPVIMEKGAAFYRDFGMGRSRGTIPLQIAGNVRYAGLYETAFGLSLGDIVDRIGGGTRTGRPVKAVQVGGPLGAYFPRALFDTPFDYEAFAAKDGLIGHAGIVVFDDTADMLKQARFAMEFCAVESCGKCTPCRIGSTRGVETVDKIAHGIEPEKNRVLLADLCNTMKFGSLCALGGFTPYPVMSAMTHFPEDFSPAPIVEAAE; the protein is encoded by the coding sequence ATGACAGTCAAGATTTATGTTCCGCGCGATGCCGCTGCGCTGGCGCTCGGAGCCGAAAAGGTGGCAAAGGCGATTGCCCAGGAGATCGCCGCCCGCGGCCTCGATGCAGAGATCGTGCGCAACGGCTCGCGCGGAATGTTCTGGCTGGAACCACTTGTCGAAGTTGAAGTCGCCGGCAAGCGCATCGGCTACGGGCCGGTGAAGGCAAGAGATGTGCCTGCCCTGCTTGATGCGGAAATGCTGAACGGGGGCGATCATCCGCTCTGTCTCGGGGAGGTTGAGGACCTCCCGTTCCTCAAGGAACAGACCCGCCTGACCTTCGCCCGTTGTGGCATCATCGATCCCCTTTCGCTCGGCGATTACGAGGCGCATGGCGGCCTTGCCGGCCTCCGCCGCGCCGTTTCGATGAGATCGGTCGATATTGTCAAGGAAGTCACAGATTCCGGCCTGCGCGGACGCGGCGGTGCGGGCTTTCCTACAGGCATCAAGTGGAAAACCGTTCTCGATGCCGCCGGCGAGCGCAAATATATTGTTTGCAACGCCGATGAGGGCGATAGCGGCACCTTTGCCGATCGCATGATCATGGAGGGCGATCCCTTCGTGCTGATCGAAGGCATGGCGATTTCAGGCCTTGCCACCGGAGCCACGAAGGGCGTCATCTATACGCGTTCGGAATATCCGCACGCGATCGCGGTGATGAGCGAGGCCATCGGCATTGCCCGGCAGGCAGGGATTCTCGGCCCGTCTGTGCTTGGCTCGAGCCGCGGCTTCGATATTGAGGTGCGTACCGGGGCCGGCGCCTATGTCTGCGGTGAAGAGACCGCTTTGCTGAACAGTCTCGAAGGCAAGCGCGGTGTCGTGCGCGCCAAGCCGCCGCTGCCGGCGCATAAGGGGCTGTTTGACTGTCCGACCGTCATCAACAATGTGATTTCGCTCGCCTCCGTGCCTGTGATCATGGAGAAGGGTGCTGCCTTCTACCGCGATTTCGGCATGGGGCGCTCGCGCGGCACCATTCCGCTTCAAATCGCCGGCAATGTCCGATACGCCGGACTCTATGAAACCGCCTTCGGTCTTTCGCTCGGCGATATCGTCGACAGGATAGGCGGCGGCACGAGGACCGGCCGACCGGTCAAGGCGGTTCAGGTCGGCGGGCCGCTCGGAGCCTATTTCCCGCGGGCGCTGTTCGACACGCCGTTCGATTACGAAGCCTTCGCCGCCAAGGACGGACTTATCGGCCATGCCGGCATCGTCGTCTTCGACGATACGGCTGATATGCTGAAACAGGCGCGTTTCGCCATGGAATTCTGCGCGGTCGAAAGCTGCGGCAAGTGCACGCCCTGCCGCATCGGCTCGACACGCGGCGTGGAGACGGTAGACAAGATTGCGCACGGTATCGAGCCGGAGAAGAACCGGGTGTTGCTTGCCGACCTTTGCAACACGATGAAATTCGGCTCGCTCTGCGCGCTCGGCGGCTTCACACCCTATCCCGTCATGAGCGCCATGACGCATTTCCCGGAGGATTTTTCGCCGGCGCCGATAGTGGAGGCGGCCGAGTGA
- a CDS encoding formate dehydrogenase subunit gamma gives MTIHIAGGDIAARTRTIVADLRFLEGPLLPILHEVQREFGYVPQEAVPVIAEELNLSRAEVHGVMTFYHDYRDHPAGRHVLKLCRAEACQSMGGDALAERVKTLLGIDFHQTTPDGAVTLEPVYCLGLCACAPSAMLDGEVYGRVDGQMAAELVAEARR, from the coding sequence ATGACCATTCATATCGCCGGAGGCGATATCGCAGCGCGTACGCGTACCATCGTCGCGGACCTTCGCTTCCTTGAGGGGCCGCTGCTTCCCATTCTGCACGAGGTTCAACGAGAATTCGGTTATGTGCCGCAGGAAGCTGTGCCTGTGATCGCGGAGGAGCTGAACCTCTCACGCGCCGAAGTGCACGGGGTGATGACATTCTATCACGACTATCGCGACCATCCCGCCGGCCGGCATGTGCTGAAGCTGTGTCGCGCCGAGGCTTGTCAGTCGATGGGCGGCGACGCGCTGGCTGAACGCGTCAAGACGTTGCTCGGGATCGATTTTCATCAGACGACCCCCGACGGCGCCGTAACGCTGGAGCCGGTCTACTGTCTCGGCCTCTGCGCCTGCGCCCCGTCGGCGATGCTCGACGGCGAGGTTTATGGCCGGGTAGACGGTCAGATGGCGGCGGAGCTCGTTGCGGAGGCACGTCGATGA
- a CDS encoding LysR family transcriptional regulator: protein MIDKLEFFIALANEKHFGRAAEECGISQPTLSAAIRQLEDQLGVMLVQRGSRFQGLTPEGQRVLEWARRIVGDARTMREEMRAARRGLSGHIRLAAIPTALAMLSRITTPFQERHPGVTFSIVSRNSLQVLSMLENLEIDAGITYLENEPLGRVTTVPLYAERYNLITAAGSPLSDRDKVTWREVGDLRLCLLTADMQNRRIINRHLTEAGATVHPTLESNSMIVLFSHVRTGRWASIMPRNVAKSFGFPVEIRMIPIVEPEAHHLVGLVAPYREPFTPLVSALLHEARVLVQDEEL, encoded by the coding sequence ATGATCGACAAGCTGGAATTTTTCATCGCCCTTGCCAACGAAAAGCACTTCGGCCGAGCCGCGGAGGAATGCGGGATATCCCAACCGACGCTCTCGGCCGCCATCAGGCAGCTTGAAGATCAGCTTGGTGTAATGCTGGTGCAGCGCGGCTCACGATTTCAAGGGCTGACGCCGGAGGGGCAGCGCGTGCTTGAATGGGCGCGGCGCATCGTCGGCGATGCCCGCACCATGCGCGAGGAGATGCGCGCAGCGCGTCGCGGTCTTTCCGGCCACATTCGCCTCGCCGCCATTCCGACCGCGCTCGCCATGCTTTCGCGCATCACCACGCCCTTTCAGGAACGACATCCGGGAGTGACCTTCTCGATCGTCTCGCGAAACTCGCTGCAGGTGCTCAGCATGCTCGAAAATCTCGAAATCGACGCCGGCATCACCTATCTCGAAAACGAACCGCTTGGCCGCGTGACGACCGTGCCCCTTTATGCCGAGCGTTATAACCTCATCACGGCCGCAGGGAGCCCGCTGTCCGATCGCGACAAAGTGACCTGGCGGGAGGTCGGCGATCTTCGGCTTTGTCTATTGACTGCCGATATGCAAAACCGGCGCATCATCAATCGGCACCTGACGGAAGCAGGCGCCACTGTCCATCCGACTCTCGAATCCAATTCGATGATCGTGCTGTTCTCACATGTCAGGACCGGACGCTGGGCGAGCATCATGCCGCGGAATGTCGCCAAATCCTTTGGTTTTCCGGTTGAAATCCGGATGATTCCAATTGTCGAGCCGGAGGCCCACCATCTGGTCGGCCTCGTCGCACCCTATCGCGAGCCCTTCACCCCGCTCGTATCGGCCTTGTTGCACGAAGCGAGAGTGCTCGTGCAGGATGAGGAACTCTGA
- a CDS encoding ArsR/SmtB family transcription factor, with product MPLPKPVPGMSGQELHKLAGSAREASDLLKALAHQTRLLILCILATEERTVGEIENILGIQQAMVSQQLARLRLEGLVNTRRQGRLVYYSIGNASVAVFLESLFDLFPAAENN from the coding sequence ATGCCATTGCCCAAACCCGTGCCGGGAATGTCCGGTCAGGAACTGCACAAACTCGCTGGAAGCGCCCGTGAGGCGAGCGATCTGCTGAAGGCGCTGGCACACCAGACCCGGCTTCTGATCCTCTGCATACTCGCCACCGAGGAGCGGACGGTCGGAGAAATCGAAAACATTCTCGGCATTCAGCAGGCGATGGTCTCGCAGCAGCTCGCGCGTTTGAGGCTCGAAGGCCTCGTCAATACGCGCCGTCAGGGCAGGCTGGTCTATTACAGTATCGGCAATGCCAGCGTGGCTGTCTTCCTAGAATCACTGTTCGATCTTTTTCCGGCTGCTGAAAACAATTAG
- a CDS encoding SDR family NAD(P)-dependent oxidoreductase, which translates to MFHPRLFENRNVVVTGAGRGIGLEVARQFLDCGAKVIVHTGRKPERDLPDFLLTAESERRALLLHADFTAVGGAAQFAENALAFFDKVHVLVNNAGTMLGRFPAATLTDADYETIVRLNQTSVVALTRALLPALKAAQGAAIVNTVSISALTGGSPGSSIYSASKAFVSTYSKALARELAPDGIRVNCVSPGTIETDFHERYSSREKLEQTRKSIPLQRLGTAEDCAPAYLFLAAPSLSGYITGQVLEINGGQLIC; encoded by the coding sequence GTGTTCCATCCGAGACTATTCGAAAATCGCAATGTCGTCGTGACCGGCGCCGGGCGGGGCATCGGCCTCGAAGTGGCGCGGCAGTTTCTGGACTGCGGCGCGAAAGTGATCGTCCATACCGGTCGCAAACCCGAACGGGACCTGCCGGATTTTCTGCTGACGGCTGAATCGGAAAGGCGGGCGCTGCTGTTGCACGCCGATTTCACCGCCGTCGGCGGTGCTGCGCAATTTGCTGAAAATGCGCTCGCCTTTTTCGACAAGGTGCATGTGCTGGTCAACAACGCCGGCACCATGCTCGGCCGTTTTCCGGCTGCGACACTGACTGACGCAGATTATGAAACGATCGTCCGCTTGAACCAGACGTCGGTGGTGGCGCTGACGCGTGCGTTGCTGCCGGCATTGAAAGCCGCGCAAGGCGCTGCCATCGTCAACACCGTTTCAATTTCCGCGCTCACCGGCGGCAGTCCCGGTTCTTCGATTTATTCTGCCTCGAAAGCCTTCGTTTCAACCTATTCCAAGGCGCTTGCCCGCGAACTTGCGCCGGATGGCATCCGCGTCAATTGCGTCTCGCCCGGAACGATCGAGACGGATTTCCATGAGCGCTATTCCTCCCGCGAGAAGCTGGAGCAGACGAGAAAGTCCATTCCCTTGCAGCGGCTGGGCACAGCGGAGGATTGCGCTCCGGCCTATCTGTTCCTGGCGGCACCCTCCCTCTCCGGGTACATTACCGGCCAGGTCCTCGAGATCAACGGCGGCCAGCTTATCTGCTGA
- the soxR gene encoding redox-sensitive transcriptional activator SoxR, whose amino-acid sequence MNTVSATPLGRLLTVGEVAQRSGLAVSALHFYEAKGLISSIRTRGNQRRYGRDVLRRLGIIKVAQRVGIPLSEIQTAFASLPQGRTPTVADWQTLSARWKNELDARIRQLSLLRDRLTGCIGCGCLSIESCPLRNPFDRLGEEGPGARLLEAENEV is encoded by the coding sequence ATGAATACGGTTTCTGCAACGCCGCTCGGAAGGCTTCTGACGGTCGGAGAAGTGGCGCAACGCAGTGGTCTTGCCGTATCGGCGCTGCATTTCTATGAGGCCAAGGGGCTGATCTCGAGTATCCGCACGCGCGGCAACCAGCGGCGCTACGGACGCGATGTGCTTCGCCGGCTCGGCATCATCAAGGTGGCGCAACGTGTCGGCATTCCGCTTTCGGAAATCCAGACGGCATTTGCCTCCCTGCCGCAGGGACGCACGCCGACAGTCGCCGACTGGCAGACGCTGTCGGCGCGCTGGAAGAATGAACTCGATGCGCGAATCAGGCAGCTCAGCCTGCTGCGAGACCGCCTGACCGGCTGCATCGGCTGCGGCTGCCTGTCGATCGAAAGCTGCCCTTTGCGCAATCCCTTCGATCGACTCGGCGAGGAAGGGCCGGGCGCGCGGCTGCTGGAGGCCGAAAACGAAGTATGA